CGCACGCGCGACGGGGGACTTCGGCAGCCGCAGCTCGACCGCGGCGAAGACCTGGTGGCGCAAAAGGCGCGCCCGCGTGCGGGCGAAGGCCTCGGGGCGGTAGACATCCCCCTCGCGAAAGGCGATCGCGCGCGCGAGCTTGCTCAGCGGTAGATCGCCTGCGCCTTCGATCACGATCGGGCCGATCCGCAGCAGTGGTCCTGGCACGGCCCGATAGGTCACCCGAGCCGTCAGCCGATCCCGATCGACGGCCACCGTGCCCGCGCAGGTGGCGTAGGCGTAGCCCAGCGCCCTCAGGCGCGCGCGCAGCAGCGAGGCCGCTGCGCCGTAGGCGGCGTAATCGAAGCGGCCTCCAACGCGCAGGGGCAGGCGGCGCAGGACGGCCTGCCTGCTCGCTCGGGGGAGCGCGGCGAGACCCTCGACCGCGATCGTCAGTACGCGGCTGGGCCGCCCCTCGTCGACCTCGAGCCGAATGTCGACGGCCTGGCCGTCACGCTTGTCGACCAGCGTCTCGTCCAGCGTACGCACTGAGAAGAAGCCGCGCGCGCGATAGTAGCGCTCGATGCGCCGCAGGTCGCTGTCGAGCGCCGCCGGATCGTAATAGCGGCGTCCGCCCAGCAGCGGGAGCCACCACCACCACGGCGTGGGCTGGGTCTCCAATCCGGCGACGATCTTCGACGCCTCGAGCTGGGCCGTGCCCCGCAGCTCGACGCGATCGATCCAGCGCCGACCCGCAGGCGCCGAAGCGCAGGCGCCAAGCTCCAGCAGCATCGCCCCGAGGAGCAAGCCCGCGGCGAGGCGATGCAGGTTCCGCGACGCGAAAGCCACGGCGACGCCGGCGCTCCGGATGGCCGCATGGCTCAGGGGCGGCATTGAGCCCGGGGCGTCATGCGGGCGAGAAGAGGTCCGCCTGGGCGGTAGCACCGGGTGTCGCCGGTGCAGGCGCAAGCTCGCAGCGTCCACCCGCCAGGCCGGGATTGTGGCAGTGACAGACGGTCAGGACGATACCGTGGTCAGCCGCGGCGCTGCTGATGCGTCGCAGGATGCTCAGCGCGTGTGAGTGGACCAGGTGATCGTACTCGCTGCGGCGACCGCCGTGTCGCCCGCTGGGGAAGCACCCGAGAATCAGTCGCTGAACGCCATGGGGTGCCTCTCGCGCGAGTTGCGCGGCGACCCCGGGCCGGAGCTGCAGCAGGCTGACCATCGCGCGACGCACGCCGAGGCCGTCCAGCGCAGAGAGCAGCCGCTGCAGCGACTCCTGGCCGTCATTGACGAAGGGGATCAGCGGCTCGATATGGACCTGGGGGGCCAGCTCGAGCTCGAGCAGTCGCTGCAGGAGGCGCAGCCGGGCCTGGGGCAGCGCCGTGCCCGGCTCCCAACGCTGCGTGTAGTCATCGGCGGTCGAGGCCAGCGCGACGCTGATGCGCACCCGTGGTCGGTGGCGTGCCAGCAGGGCGAGGATCGCCTCGGGGATAACGCCGCGGGTCGTCAACGAGACGCCGATCTCGCGGCGCAAGAGCAGCTCGAGACAGGCCCGCGAGAGCTCGAGTACCTCGGGTCCGCCCAGGAAAGGGTCGCCGGCGCTGCAGAAAAGCACGAAGTCGGGAAGGGCGCGTCGGCGCCGCGCGCTATCGAGTTCATGCCGCAACAAGGCCGGGAGGTTGCGATAGATCAGCAGCTTGCCCGGGGCAGGGGTCCCCGTGTAGCAGCGTGCGTAGCAATAAGCGCATTGTCCCGCGCAACCGCGCGTGACATTGACCGTGGCCACGTCGCCGAGGCAGGGCAGGCGCCCGCGGGTGCAGGCGTGTTGCTTGTCGCCGACGAGGATTTCCACTTGCCCTGCGCTCCCGGCTCGACGGTGGCAAGTATACACGCGAGCGCTGCATGCCCTCTGCTAACCCGCCCGCGTGGCCAGCAGCGCCTTCGCTTCCGCGTAGATGCCCGGGCCGTCCAGGTGGTGCTTGCTGAAGAGCGCCTCGGTCGCCCCAGATTCGCCGAACTCACGCAGCCCAACGCGGCGGACGTGGGTCGGGCGGCGCTCGGCGAGGGCCTCGCAGATCGCGGAGCCGAGGCCGCCGATCACGGAGTGGTCCTCGACGCTGAGCACGCGATCGCAGCCCTCGAGCGCCGCGGCGAGCGAGGCGCCGTCGAGCGGCGCCAGCGTCGGGACGTTGAGCACCGTCGCTGAGCAGCCCTCGCGCTCGAGCCGCACCGCCGCCTCTAGCGCGCCGGCCACGCACGCGCCGGTGGCGCAGATCGCCAGCTCGCGGCCGACGCGCAGTCGATCCACGGCACCCGGAACGAAGCGGTAGCGCTGATCGTGGAGTCGCGGAACCTTCTGCCGCGTCAGCCTCAAGAAGGCGGGGCCGCTGTGGCGCGTCACGAGGTGCTCGACCATCTGGACCGTCTCGAGGTCGTCTGCTGGTTGGAGCACGAGCATATTCGGCAGCGTGCGCAGGAGGGCGATGTCCTCGAGCGCCATTTGCGTGTAGCCGTCGGGCCCGACGGCGCAGCCCGAGTGGGTGCCCACGATCGTCACCGGCACGTCGTTGTAGGCCACCGAGACCTTGATCTGATCGAAGCGGCCCGTGACGAAGCAGGAAAACGAGCAGCAGAAGACGCGCTTGCCGGTCGCGGCCAGACCAGCCGCGGTGCCGAGCATATTCGCCTCCTGGATCCCGAGCTGAAAGAAGCGTTCGGGAAAGGCGGCGGCGAACATCGCAGAGCGTGTCGACTCGCTCAGGTCAGCGTCCAGCACGACGATCTGCGGATGCTCGCTGCCGAGCTGCTGCAGCGTCTCGCCGAAGGCGTCGCGGGTCGCCCGTGCCGGCGGCGCTGCGGCGCAGGCGGCGGCGGTCTCGGGGCCACTGGTGACGCTATCGCTGCTGTTGATCATCGCACTGCCTCCGTTAGCGGGAGGCCAGCGCGAGCGCGGAGCTCGCCGATCGCGCGGTCGGCCTCGTCGCGCGTCGGCGCCACACCGTGCCAACTCGCCCGCTCCTCCATGAACGATACGCCCTTGCCCTTGATCGTGTGGGCGATGATGTAGGTCGGTCGACCCTGCACCTGCCGCGCCTGATCGAGCGCGGCGATGATCTGGCGGTAGTTGTGACCGTCGATCGTGATCACGTGCCAGCCGAAGGCGCGCCATTTGTCGGCCAGCGGTTCGAGGTTCATCACGTCGCGGGTGAACCCGTCGATCTGCAGCTTGTTGAAGTCGAGGATCACCGTGAGGTTGTCGAGCTTGAACTTCGCGGCGGAGAGCGCGGCCTCCCAGACCTGACCCTCCTGGGTCTCGCCATCGCCCATCACGCAGTAGACGCGCCAAGCGCTCTTATCGAGCTTGCCGGCGAGCGCGATGCCCTGGGCGACGCTGAGGCCCTGGCCGAGCGATCCGGTGGAGGCCTCGATCCCGGGCAGCCAGGTGCGGCAGGGGTGTCCCTGCAGGGGCGAACCGAGCTGGCGCAGGGTCCAGAGCATTTCCCGTGGGAAGTAGCCCAGGTCAGCCATCACCGCGTACTGCGCGGGCACGCCGTGGCCCTTGCTGAGGACCAGGCGGTCGCGATCGAGCCAGAGGGGCTCGTCGGGTCGCTGCCGCAGCGCATGATGGTAGAGCGTGCTGATCAGGTCGATCAGCGAGAGCGAGCCGCCGGGATGACCTGAACCCGCCGCCGCGATCATCTCGACGATGTCGACCCGGTAGCGCGGCGCCTTCGCCTCCAGCGTACGAACCAGTTCCTCAAGCTCCATCGCAGTCCTCCACCTCACGGGTCCAGCGACCCGCCGGTGCGCGCATTGTACGAGTCAGGCTCCGCGAAGCAACCGGCCGCGGCAGACCGACCTCGAGCGCGCACTCCGGCAGCGGCGACCAGGGGCCTTTTACGGTCCGCTCGCGCTTCCGTGCTAACGTTTTTTTCGCTGCGGCGATGACGCCGGGGTGCGCTGCGTGGCTGGCGGGAGGGGGAGATGGAAGAGCGCGAGCAGGCAAGGTCCGCCGGCGACAATGCCGACGCCCGACCGCCGCCGGCGCTGGTCCGGGCGAACCTGCGCCGGGCTGAGGCCGTCTACGGCCTCAGCCGTGAGGGAATCCTCGTCACGGGGCTCGACAACCGCATCAAGGCGGTGAATCCCGCCTTCACGCAGATTACCGGCTACAGCGCCGAGGAGGTCCTGGGTTGCGACCCGTCGCTGCTCAAGTCGGACCGCCACGACGCCGAGTTCTTTGCTGCGATGTGGCGCGCGCTCGAGCGCGACGGACGCTGGCAGGGCGAGATCTGGAATCGTCGCAAGAATGGCGAGGTCTATCCGCAGTGGCTGGCGATCACGCGGGTCGCCGACGAGCAGGGGGCGACGACCGAGTACGTGAGCGTCTTCAGCGACCTCAGCCACGATCGCGCGGCCGAGGCGACGATCCGCCACCAGGCCAGCTACGACAGTCTCACCGGGCTGCCCAATCGCGCGCTCTTCGTCGACCGCCTCGCGCAGGAGCTGGCCCACGCGCGGCGCGCGAAGCATCTGGTCGCGCTGCTCTCGATCGACCTCGATCGCTTTCGCTCGGTCAACGATGCGGGGGGCCATCGGGTCGGCGATCAGCTCTTGCAGCAAGCGGCCGCTCGTTTGGTCGAGGCCGTGCGCGAGACGGATAGCGTCTCGCGGCTGGGGGGCGACGAGTTCAGCATCATCGTCACGGGGCTGCGCCACCCGCGCGGCGCGGAGGTGGTCGCCGACACCGTGCTGGCGGCGCTCGCCCGACCCTTCGTCATCGAGGACCACGAGAGCCACCTCGGAGCGAGCGTGGGGATCTCCGTCTATCCGCCCGACTGCACGACCGGCGAGGAGCTGCTGCGCAACGCGGACACGGCAATGTACCGGGCCAAGGCTGCTGGCCGCAGTCGCTGCGTCTTCTTCACCGAGCAGATGAACGACGAGGCGACCGAGCGCCTCGGCCTCGAGCGTGACCTTCGACGCGCCCTGACGCGCGGTGAGTTGCTGCTGCACTACCAGCCGCAGTGGGACCTGCGCAACGGTCGGATCACGGGAGCGGAGGCCCTGCTGCGCTGGCAACATCCCCAGCGCGGGCTGATCCCTCCGGCGACCTTCATCCCCGTCGCTGAGGAGAGCGGACTGATCGTCCCCGTCGGCGAGTGGGTGCTGCATACGGCTTGCGAGCAGGCGCGACGCTGGGTTGGACAGCTCGGCGCACCCTCGCACTTGGCGGTCAACGTCTCGAGTCGCCAGTTTCGCCAGAACGCCTTCGTCGACACGGTGCGCCGCATCCTCACCGATGTCGGGCTGCCTCCGAAGCATCTGCAGCTCGAGATCACCGAGAGCATGCTGATGGACGACGTCGAAGAGACCGTGGCGGCCCTGGGCGAGCTGCGGGCGCACGGCGTCAACCTCTCGATCGACGACTTCGGCACCGGCTACTCGTCGCTCAGCTATCTCAAGCGCTTTCCGATCGACGTGTTGAAGATCGACCAATCGTTCGTGCGCCACCTCGCCGAGGATGACGATGACGCCGCGATCGCCAGCACGATCATCGCGATGGCGCATACGCTGAAGAAGAAGGTCGTTGCCGAGGGGGTCGAACACCTGGCCCAGGTCCGCTTCCTGCGCGGGCGCAAGTGCGACCAGGCGCAGGGTTTCTACTTCAGTCGCCCGCTGACCGCCGAGGCCTGGCCGATCCGGCCGCGCTGACCCGGCCCGTTCGGCGCGCGGCTGCGCTCCGCGCTCCCGCGGTGGCTCGGGCCGATGTCGGTCTGAAGCCGACACGCTTCCGCTCTAAATGCCGCCGGCAAACCGGCGATGAAGAGCAACAGGAGCGCGTCAGCCACGGATCGAGGCGAGGTCGATGAACCCACCACAGCCTTTACTGCCCGGCGATCGCTGGCTCTCCGTGCAGGAAGTGGCGACGCACCTCGGGGTCAGCCGCGAGACGATCTACACCTGGATCCGGGGCAAGCAGATGCCAGCGCATCGCGTGGGCCGCCACTGGAAGTTCAAGCGTCATGAGGTCGACGCCTGGGTCCACCGCAACGGGGCTGCAGAGCACGCCGAGTTGAACGGCTGATCGCCCACCGACGGCTAATCGCCCACTGAAGGCTCTAGTCCTTCCCGAGAGCGCCCTCGGTCGTGATAGCCTCCCGCCTGCCCCGAAACCCCGTCGCTGACTTGCTGGCGAGCGCGGGCGTGGCAGCCAAGACCCATGGATCAACTCGTCATCCGCGGCGCGCGCGCGAACAACCTCAAGGGCATCGACCTCGATCTGCCCCGCGGCAAGCTGGTGGTGATCACCGGGCTCTCTGGCTCCGGGAAGTCCTCGCTGGCCTTCGACACGATCTACGCCGAAGGTCAGCGACGCTACGTCGAGTCGCTCTCGGTGCATGCGCGCCAATTCCTCGAGCGCCTGGCCCGCCCCGACGTCGATACGATCGAAGGCCTCAGCCCCGTGATCAGCATCGAGCAGCGTGGCCTCGGGCGCAATCCGCGCTCCACCGTCGGGACGATCACGGAGGTCCACGACTACCTGCGCTTGCTCTACGCGCGCGTCGGCGAGGCCCGCTGCTGGTCGTGCGGCCGGGCGCTGGCGCGGCAGAGCGTGGCGCAGATCGCGACGCAGCTGCTGGGCTTGCCCGAGGGGACGCGCCTCTCGGTGCTGGCGCCGCTGG
The Pseudomonadota bacterium DNA segment above includes these coding regions:
- a CDS encoding radical SAM protein, translated to MEILVGDKQHACTRGRLPCLGDVATVNVTRGCAGQCAYCYARCYTGTPAPGKLLIYRNLPALLRHELDSARRRRALPDFVLFCSAGDPFLGGPEVLELSRACLELLLRREIGVSLTTRGVIPEAILALLARHRPRVRISVALASTADDYTQRWEPGTALPQARLRLLQRLLELELAPQVHIEPLIPFVNDGQESLQRLLSALDGLGVRRAMVSLLQLRPGVAAQLAREAPHGVQRLILGCFPSGRHGGRRSEYDHLVHSHALSILRRISSAAADHGIVLTVCHCHNPGLAGGRCELAPAPATPGATAQADLFSPA
- a CDS encoding transketolase family protein translates to MINSSDSVTSGPETAAACAAAPPARATRDAFGETLQQLGSEHPQIVVLDADLSESTRSAMFAAAFPERFFQLGIQEANMLGTAAGLAATGKRVFCCSFSCFVTGRFDQIKVSVAYNDVPVTIVGTHSGCAVGPDGYTQMALEDIALLRTLPNMLVLQPADDLETVQMVEHLVTRHSGPAFLRLTRQKVPRLHDQRYRFVPGAVDRLRVGRELAICATGACVAGALEAAVRLEREGCSATVLNVPTLAPLDGASLAAALEGCDRVLSVEDHSVIGGLGSAICEALAERRPTHVRRVGLREFGESGATEALFSKHHLDGPGIYAEAKALLATRAG
- a CDS encoding transketolase; translated protein: MELEELVRTLEAKAPRYRVDIVEMIAAAGSGHPGGSLSLIDLISTLYHHALRQRPDEPLWLDRDRLVLSKGHGVPAQYAVMADLGYFPREMLWTLRQLGSPLQGHPCRTWLPGIEASTGSLGQGLSVAQGIALAGKLDKSAWRVYCVMGDGETQEGQVWEAALSAAKFKLDNLTVILDFNKLQIDGFTRDVMNLEPLADKWRAFGWHVITIDGHNYRQIIAALDQARQVQGRPTYIIAHTIKGKGVSFMEERASWHGVAPTRDEADRAIGELRARAGLPLTEAVR
- a CDS encoding EAL domain-containing protein yields the protein MEEREQARSAGDNADARPPPALVRANLRRAEAVYGLSREGILVTGLDNRIKAVNPAFTQITGYSAEEVLGCDPSLLKSDRHDAEFFAAMWRALERDGRWQGEIWNRRKNGEVYPQWLAITRVADEQGATTEYVSVFSDLSHDRAAEATIRHQASYDSLTGLPNRALFVDRLAQELAHARRAKHLVALLSIDLDRFRSVNDAGGHRVGDQLLQQAAARLVEAVRETDSVSRLGGDEFSIIVTGLRHPRGAEVVADTVLAALARPFVIEDHESHLGASVGISVYPPDCTTGEELLRNADTAMYRAKAAGRSRCVFFTEQMNDEATERLGLERDLRRALTRGELLLHYQPQWDLRNGRITGAEALLRWQHPQRGLIPPATFIPVAEESGLIVPVGEWVLHTACEQARRWVGQLGAPSHLAVNVSSRQFRQNAFVDTVRRILTDVGLPPKHLQLEITESMLMDDVEETVAALGELRAHGVNLSIDDFGTGYSSLSYLKRFPIDVLKIDQSFVRHLAEDDDDAAIASTIIAMAHTLKKKVVAEGVEHLAQVRFLRGRKCDQAQGFYFSRPLTAEAWPIRPR
- a CDS encoding helix-turn-helix domain-containing protein; translation: MNPPQPLLPGDRWLSVQEVATHLGVSRETIYTWIRGKQMPAHRVGRHWKFKRHEVDAWVHRNGAAEHAELNG